A region of [Bacteroides] pectinophilus DNA encodes the following proteins:
- the pelF gene encoding GT4 family glycosyltransferase PelF, with amino-acid sequence MRICMVAEGCYPYVVGGVSGWINSMIKAFPEYEFVILAIISNREQSGRFKYTLPDNVVEVREVYLEDAEWGRMKPKKRRLTRKQYNALYGLVMNENTDWDTLFDMFAGHRLSIDELLMGPDFFSAVRDCYNARYGNMIFSDFLWTMRSMYLPLFFTLASDIPKADLYHCVATGYAGILGCMAKHRYKCGLIVSEHGIYTREREEELIKAEWLAAEFKNLWIEQFRKMSYAAYQRADIVTSLYVHAKELQIELGCPEDKAVITPNGIDTGRFADIAGRAPDDRYINIGAVLRVTPIKDVKTLIMAFAYAKAKVPMLKLWIMGPCDEDEQYAKECYALVENMQLEDVVFTGRVNVDEYIGRMDFTILTSISEGQPLTILESFAAHKPVIATDVGNCYGLIHGEKDDYGDAGIVTHIMNMEEIAGAITKLALDEKLRRAMGDNGYARVMSGYRLEDMRKTYRELYSQFE; translated from the coding sequence ATGAGAATATGTATGGTTGCCGAGGGCTGTTATCCGTATGTGGTAGGTGGCGTATCAGGATGGATAAACAGCATGATTAAGGCATTTCCTGAATATGAATTCGTAATACTTGCGATTATTTCCAACAGAGAACAGAGCGGCAGGTTCAAATACACACTTCCGGACAATGTTGTTGAGGTGCGAGAGGTGTATCTTGAGGATGCTGAGTGGGGGCGGATGAAGCCTAAGAAAAGACGGCTTACAAGAAAACAGTATAATGCGCTGTACGGGCTTGTCATGAATGAGAATACGGACTGGGATACGCTGTTTGATATGTTTGCAGGGCACAGGCTGTCCATAGATGAGCTGCTTATGGGACCTGATTTTTTCAGCGCCGTGAGAGACTGCTATAATGCCAGATACGGCAATATGATATTTTCGGATTTCTTATGGACGATGCGCTCGATGTATCTGCCGCTTTTCTTTACGCTGGCATCGGATATTCCGAAGGCAGACCTGTACCACTGTGTAGCTACGGGCTATGCGGGAATCCTCGGCTGTATGGCTAAGCACCGCTATAAATGCGGGCTTATAGTATCCGAGCACGGAATATATACAAGAGAGCGTGAAGAGGAGCTTATCAAAGCGGAATGGCTTGCTGCGGAGTTCAAGAATCTGTGGATTGAACAGTTCAGAAAAATGTCATATGCGGCTTATCAGCGTGCGGATATAGTTACATCCCTGTATGTACATGCAAAGGAGCTTCAGATAGAGCTTGGATGCCCGGAAGACAAAGCTGTCATAACTCCTAACGGAATAGATACAGGCAGATTCGCAGATATTGCAGGCAGGGCTCCGGATGACAGATATATTAATATCGGTGCGGTGCTTCGTGTGACTCCGATTAAGGATGTTAAGACACTGATTATGGCATTTGCATATGCCAAAGCGAAGGTTCCTATGCTGAAGCTCTGGATTATGGGACCGTGCGATGAGGATGAGCAGTATGCAAAGGAGTGCTACGCGCTTGTTGAAAATATGCAGCTTGAGGATGTTGTATTTACAGGGCGTGTAAATGTAGATGAATATATCGGCAGGATGGACTTTACAATACTTACGAGCATAAGTGAAGGCCAGCCGCTTACGATACTCGAAAGCTTTGCGGCACACAAACCTGTGATAGCAACGGATGTGGGTAACTGCTACGGACTGATACACGGTGAGAAGGATGATTACGGTGATGCGGGAATCGTGACACACATAATGAACATGGAAGAGATAGCAGGAGCGATAACTAAGCTTGCACTCGATGAGAAGCTTCGGCGGGCTATGGGTGATAACGGGTATGCCCGCGTGATGTCGGGATACCGGCTGGAGGATATGCGTAAGACTTATCGTGAGCTGTATTCGCAATTTGAGTAA
- a CDS encoding DUF2194 domain-containing protein has product MVSRRNFLAITLIMFLVLFMFQFSEFMKNFYNDYGTNPYADSDTVLTQNTAIQTNDGAQAVADGNDYAVVIGSGSASSDTGRVIKQWCSYYSKNIIYVDDPSSYTPASQHMPEVIFIDSAGINYARYTEDIERIVNTGCTVIFCSLPSADTIKSNQRLSSLLGIREVVHDNAAIRGIRLFDGFLLGGGKWYIADNEKEEKYQDMQTNAAWYALKAGSKVYMAGVHDDMYGEIANEDEPCIIWRYRTDKSCIFAINADYAQSNTALGIYSAMLYEAEGSIIYPVVNSQSVIAVNYPSFADENSEQMKKRYSRTMTEAMRDIIWPNLSGLTNRLGAKVTYMVTPQYNYKDSAGPDADELEYYFRLFRENGDEAGWAAYNLQDSTMRQKIVADYDTFRRNVPDYRLVSMYINASGRDKTMSLLKTSLLKDVRTVVTDYDATDRLFTYLSSNVTELRTTNDGLGYSYMNDFKNRCIETALGYSSVTLDMTDVLAPDDNSPEWSDVYENFAINLDGYLGSYGAFDKNTVSETDSRVRQFMTVRCSSVRDGNEIRVTLAGVQDETQSRLQNEAQDVTYYVLRTHGEEIEAVDGGSFKKIEDGAYLISAQQREFTVKLKDADALRYTD; this is encoded by the coding sequence ATGGTTTCAAGAAGAAATTTTCTGGCAATTACGCTTATAATGTTTCTGGTACTTTTTATGTTCCAGTTTTCAGAATTTATGAAAAATTTTTATAACGATTACGGAACTAATCCTTATGCGGATTCAGACACCGTACTTACGCAGAATACGGCAATACAGACGAATGACGGAGCTCAGGCTGTGGCTGATGGGAATGACTATGCTGTTGTCATAGGAAGCGGAAGTGCATCATCTGATACAGGGCGTGTTATTAAGCAGTGGTGTTCATATTACAGTAAAAATATAATCTACGTTGATGACCCTTCTTCATACACTCCCGCGTCACAGCATATGCCGGAGGTTATATTTATAGATTCCGCAGGGATTAATTATGCGAGATACACAGAGGATATTGAACGTATTGTTAATACAGGCTGTACCGTGATTTTTTGCAGCCTTCCTTCTGCGGATACGATAAAGTCCAACCAGCGCCTGTCTTCACTCCTCGGCATAAGGGAGGTTGTACATGACAACGCCGCAATCAGGGGGATAAGGCTGTTTGACGGATTCCTGCTCGGCGGCGGGAAGTGGTATATCGCTGACAATGAAAAAGAAGAAAAATATCAGGACATGCAGACTAATGCTGCGTGGTATGCGCTTAAAGCGGGAAGCAAGGTATACATGGCAGGCGTACATGATGATATGTATGGTGAGATTGCCAATGAAGACGAACCGTGTATAATATGGCGCTACAGAACTGACAAATCCTGCATATTTGCGATAAATGCCGACTATGCGCAGAGTAATACGGCACTTGGAATATATTCCGCAATGCTTTACGAGGCAGAAGGAAGTATAATATATCCTGTCGTGAATTCACAGAGTGTAATAGCGGTCAATTATCCGTCATTTGCGGATGAGAACAGTGAGCAGATGAAAAAACGCTACAGCAGAACAATGACAGAGGCTATGCGCGATATTATCTGGCCGAACCTGTCAGGGCTTACCAACAGGCTTGGGGCAAAGGTGACTTATATGGTCACTCCGCAGTATAATTATAAGGACAGTGCCGGTCCGGATGCTGATGAACTTGAGTACTATTTCAGGCTGTTCAGGGAGAATGGAGATGAAGCGGGATGGGCGGCGTATAACCTTCAGGATTCAACGATGCGACAGAAGATAGTTGCCGATTATGATACATTTAGAAGAAATGTACCGGATTACCGGCTGGTATCCATGTATATAAATGCGTCAGGCAGGGATAAGACCATGAGCCTGCTTAAAACGTCACTGCTTAAGGATGTCCGCACGGTTGTTACGGATTATGATGCGACAGACCGGCTTTTTACATATCTTAGCAGTAATGTTACAGAGCTACGTACCACGAATGACGGGCTGGGTTATTCATATATGAATGATTTTAAGAATCGATGTATAGAGACGGCGCTGGGGTATTCGTCGGTGACGCTTGATATGACAGATGTTCTTGCTCCGGATGACAATTCGCCTGAGTGGAGTGATGTGTATGAGAACTTTGCAATCAATCTTGACGGATATCTTGGAAGCTATGGCGCATTTGACAAGAATACGGTATCTGAGACTGACAGCCGCGTAAGACAATTTATGACGGTAAGATGCAGCAGTGTGCGTGACGGCAATGAGATAAGGGTAACTCTTGCGGGAGTACAGGATGAGACGCAGAGCAGATTGCAGAATGAAGCCCAGGATGTGACATATTATGTTCTGAGGACGCACGGAGAAGAGATAGAAGCCGTTGATGGCGGTTCATTTAAAAAGATAGAGGACGGTGCGTATCTTATATCAGCACAGCAGAGGGAATTCACAGTTAAGCTTAAGGATGCGGACGCGTTGAGGTATACTGATTAA
- the pelG gene encoding exopolysaccharide Pel transporter PelG, with protein sequence MAGIGVRLNKLFEKRSIVTALAGMGYSTAVTITPMVVVMAAILLMEKLLGFYNLPYVTKEVFLCTTLYIFIFAMLAASPLGAVISKLMSDIIFEEKFGDIMPCYYTGLALNMVIAAVPGLAFVIHALAVGKVAPAVIMLGYIGYMVLVFVFYTMNYLSICKTYEKIMLFYLIGMAFAVVLSLILRYAAGAAAEISMLISIDAGLCITGGLALAALRQYFGMCSRNYGRLIQYIGRFRKLTAANTLYALGLYVHNFVFWGSELGTHVLDTFVYAQSYDLASFIAMFTNISTSVIFMANVEMHFHKSYKEYSEAVIGGRYIDIEKTKNRMFGTLVNEIMSVVRVQFIISVVMYLVFSVVLDRFGFNGLVMTIYPVLAAAYFIVFIMYCSFIFLYYFEDVTGALRTALIFFIFTAAGSVIAAQFARMWYGSGLLAGAIAGWTYAYFRLRWIEKNIDYHIFCRGSILKRKRAGRPSGIAYLRKEQGR encoded by the coding sequence ATGGCAGGAATAGGTGTCAGACTTAACAAATTATTTGAAAAAAGAAGCATTGTTACAGCTTTGGCGGGAATGGGCTACAGTACGGCGGTAACAATAACTCCGATGGTTGTAGTCATGGCGGCAATTCTTCTTATGGAGAAGTTGCTTGGCTTCTACAATCTTCCGTATGTAACAAAAGAAGTGTTTTTGTGCACAACGCTCTATATATTTATATTTGCTATGCTTGCGGCTTCTCCTTTGGGTGCGGTAATATCAAAGCTTATGTCAGATATTATATTTGAGGAGAAATTCGGTGATATAATGCCGTGTTATTATACCGGCCTTGCGCTTAATATGGTAATTGCTGCCGTTCCGGGCCTTGCATTTGTAATACACGCACTTGCCGTGGGTAAGGTTGCACCGGCGGTCATAATGCTTGGATATATAGGATATATGGTACTTGTGTTTGTATTTTACACAATGAATTATCTTTCGATATGTAAGACTTATGAGAAGATAATGCTTTTCTATCTCATCGGCATGGCATTTGCGGTTGTACTTTCGCTGATTCTTCGCTATGCCGCAGGCGCAGCGGCTGAGATATCAATGCTGATTTCGATTGATGCAGGACTTTGTATAACCGGAGGTCTGGCACTGGCGGCTTTAAGACAGTATTTTGGAATGTGCAGCCGCAATTATGGCAGGCTTATCCAATATATCGGAAGATTCAGGAAGCTGACAGCAGCCAATACATTATATGCACTGGGGCTTTATGTGCATAATTTCGTGTTCTGGGGTTCAGAGCTTGGGACACATGTGCTTGATACATTTGTGTATGCGCAGTCTTATGATCTGGCATCATTTATCGCGATGTTTACAAATATTTCGACAAGTGTTATCTTTATGGCAAATGTAGAGATGCATTTTCACAAATCGTATAAAGAATATTCAGAGGCGGTAATAGGCGGACGTTATATAGATATTGAAAAGACGAAAAACAGGATGTTTGGTACGCTTGTCAATGAGATTATGAGTGTTGTCAGGGTACAGTTCATAATCTCGGTTGTCATGTATCTTGTATTCAGCGTCGTACTTGACAGATTTGGATTTAACGGGCTTGTAATGACTATATATCCGGTGCTTGCAGCCGCGTATTTTATTGTATTTATAATGTACTGCTCGTTTATTTTCCTGTATTATTTTGAGGACGTAACGGGGGCGTTAAGAACCGCACTTATATTTTTTATCTTTACGGCGGCAGGCAGTGTGATTGCGGCGCAGTTTGCAAGAATGTGGTACGGTTCAGGACTTCTTGCGGGAGCAATTGCAGGCTGGACTTATGCGTATTTCAGGTTAAGGTGGATTGAAAAGAATATAGATTACCATATATTCTGCCGTGGAAGTATTCTTAAGAGAAAAAGGGCGGGAAGACCGTCAGGTATTGCATATCTGAGAAAGGAGCAGGGACGATGA
- a CDS encoding glycosyltransferase family 2 protein, translating to MSCCDEKDLLVIIPAYNEEKNISTVLDALENMHVTDYADTLVINDSSSDNTNYIVRERKFALVTHVFNLGYGSALQLGYKYAVRRGYRYVIQMDADGQHDVCNIKTIYDALKTPDSDGHYPDIVLGSRYLPGSSPFKVSAVKKFAYSLFSFMIWCGTGRKIKDPTTGLQGLNYRTFLSYSRYNRFDDKYPDANIILHMLLCGYRIVEIPAVMHQRQFGKSMHSGLKPVMYMFRMTYSILAVLLRDKVLGEEKRAGEEDVLIWKK from the coding sequence ATGAGCTGCTGTGATGAAAAAGATCTGCTGGTAATTATACCGGCATATAACGAGGAAAAGAATATATCTACTGTGCTTGATGCACTGGAAAATATGCATGTGACGGATTATGCGGATACTCTTGTCATCAATGACTCGTCATCTGATAATACTAATTACATTGTCCGTGAGCGTAAGTTTGCGCTTGTTACACATGTATTTAACCTTGGGTACGGAAGTGCACTCCAGCTTGGATACAAATATGCCGTGCGCAGGGGATACAGATATGTGATACAGATGGATGCGGACGGACAGCATGACGTATGCAACATAAAAACAATATATGACGCACTTAAGACACCTGACAGTGACGGACATTATCCGGATATAGTTCTTGGCTCAAGATACCTTCCGGGAAGCTCACCGTTCAAGGTCTCTGCGGTTAAGAAGTTTGCATACAGCCTGTTCAGCTTTATGATATGGTGCGGAACAGGAAGAAAGATTAAGGATCCGACAACGGGGCTTCAGGGACTGAATTACAGGACGTTTTTGAGTTATTCGAGGTATAACCGGTTTGATGACAAATATCCTGATGCCAACATTATACTTCACATGCTGTTGTGCGGATACAGAATAGTTGAGATTCCGGCAGTCATGCATCAGAGACAGTTCGGCAAGAGCATGCATTCGGGACTTAAGCCGGTCATGTATATGTTCAGAATGACGTACAGCATACTTGCGGTGCTTTTGCGTGACAAAGTGCTTGGAGAAGAAAAGCGGGCGGGAGAAGAGGATGTGCTTATCTGGAAGAAGTAA
- a CDS encoding DUF2304 family protein, producing MTPFILRMIMVCVGIGLIILSFASYARRKVTEGIGLSWAAAGILIIICSTIPGLYGWSSVICSSDYIVLFVAFFMLAAVMYKLSVAVSLLTRRNQELAMQVSLLNQENERILAELKQITGKDITKI from the coding sequence ATGACACCATTTATATTGAGGATGATAATGGTATGTGTCGGAATCGGACTTATCATACTGAGTTTTGCATCATATGCAAGGAGAAAGGTTACTGAAGGGATTGGATTAAGCTGGGCGGCAGCCGGGATTCTTATAATTATATGTTCAACGATACCGGGGCTGTACGGATGGAGCAGTGTTATATGCTCTTCAGATTATATAGTACTGTTTGTGGCATTTTTTATGCTGGCTGCGGTTATGTATAAGCTGTCAGTCGCAGTGTCACTTCTGACAAGGCGCAATCAGGAGCTTGCGATGCAGGTGTCGCTTCTTAATCAGGAAAATGAGAGGATTCTTGCGGAGCTTAAGCAGATTACCGGTAAGGATATAACAAAGATATGA
- a CDS encoding glycosyltransferase: MMDDKYVNNKKSILFVINTMGQAGAEKALLALMNMFDSSRYELYLYVLMAQGEMIHEVPAHVIVLNKRYCDISVLAKAGRSDMIKTVLGALLLRGGLFRDFGYIVSNAFAMIRDRRFQTDKLMWRVLADTADRFDKEFDLAVAYLEGGSTYYTADYVNAKHKAGFVHIDYAESGYTRKLDGGCYARLDRIFTVSDEVRENFLKVYPEYVDKTRVFHNFLNTENIKKRAKAEGGFTDDYDGIRLLTVGRITYQKGYDIAVEAMKILKDRGIKARWYVLGDGPLRDDISRQIRKSGLEKDFVLLGACNNPYPYYAQTDIYVHATRFEGKSIAIQEAQVLGCVIAASDCSGNREQIENGVDGILFEYTPGKIADAIQELTENPEKAEMMALAASQKKINNIKDMEHIYELL, translated from the coding sequence ATGATGGATGATAAGTATGTTAATAACAAGAAAAGCATATTGTTTGTAATTAATACAATGGGACAGGCGGGGGCAGAGAAAGCGCTGCTTGCACTTATGAATATGTTTGACAGCAGCCGGTATGAGCTGTATTTGTATGTGCTTATGGCTCAGGGGGAGATGATTCATGAGGTCCCTGCACATGTGATAGTGCTCAATAAGCGTTACTGTGATATATCAGTGCTTGCAAAGGCGGGCAGGTCTGACATGATAAAGACGGTTCTTGGGGCGCTGCTTTTAAGAGGCGGGCTGTTCAGGGATTTTGGTTATATTGTGTCGAATGCATTTGCAATGATAAGAGATAGAAGATTTCAGACGGATAAGCTTATGTGGCGTGTGCTTGCGGATACCGCTGACAGGTTTGATAAGGAATTTGACCTTGCGGTTGCATATCTTGAGGGAGGCTCCACATATTATACGGCTGATTATGTTAATGCGAAACACAAGGCAGGCTTTGTGCATATAGACTATGCAGAATCAGGCTATACAAGGAAGCTTGATGGGGGCTGCTATGCCAGGCTTGACAGGATATTTACGGTATCTGATGAGGTTAGGGAGAATTTCCTTAAGGTATATCCTGAGTATGTGGATAAGACGAGAGTGTTCCACAATTTCCTCAATACAGAGAATATTAAAAAGCGTGCAAAGGCTGAGGGCGGATTTACGGATGATTATGACGGAATCAGGCTTCTCACAGTTGGCAGGATAACATACCAGAAAGGCTATGATATTGCCGTTGAAGCCATGAAGATACTTAAAGACCGCGGCATTAAGGCAAGATGGTATGTCCTTGGTGACGGGCCGCTTCGTGATGATATAAGCAGGCAGATACGCAAGTCGGGGCTTGAGAAGGATTTTGTGCTTCTCGGTGCATGTAACAATCCGTATCCGTATTATGCACAGACGGATATCTATGTCCATGCGACAAGATTTGAAGGAAAGAGCATAGCAATTCAGGAGGCACAGGTGCTTGGCTGCGTAATAGCGGCATCTGACTGCAGTGGTAACCGTGAACAGATAGAAAATGGTGTTGACGGTATATTATTTGAATATACACCCGGCAAAATAGCTGATGCCATACAGGAACTTACAGAGAACCCTGAGAAGGCAGAAATGATGGCGTTGGCTGCATCCCAAAAGAAGATAAATAATATCAAAGATATGGAGCATATATATGAGCTGCTGTGA
- a CDS encoding NAD(P)-dependent oxidoreductase yields MKVLLIGDANRITGAIADKLNKEGHRVFALMSSKRTHYRHVYEKYIFEYDNTCMKDVFESIMPDLTIFAGAYDDSFDWNGLEDAQVAYTAALGNMLAAYSRLRRGRFVYLSSEEVYRADMTQASQENAAVIKARSVRQGETTCANYRIATGMDIIVARAENICFVPKNAQEVRDVCSRACVEMLEDGQIHCPGMDVSLLALPDAVWFLYNIFTAEKCRYPVYTVTTNSHISYSDMIDMINAAFGRRVPVVYDDSEDVIWVEELEVHDYAEEFTFAIFSGTKECAEAVIKAVNKNPGRYITKKAEQLSRSQQIAASLKSILKTFVPFIENMICFIPFFMINNRAVGSQFFGKLDSYLLYVLLFAIIYGQQQATFSAILAVAGYCFRQMYTKSGLEVIVDYNTYVWIAQLVILGLAVGYLRDRLVVLKRDKDDEIEYLKHRLRDIEEINRTNVKLKNEMERQIVNQSDSMGKIYEITSSLDKYEPEEVLFYAAEVVSRLMESRDVAIYTVSNENFARLISFTSKTARQLGNSIEFRSYKNMYEDFAADRVFVNRRLEEGLPMMALAIRSEGVMKLIVMLWDIPFERMNLSMANRLKIIGSLTQNSVVRADRYMSILAGQRYISGTHILEKDAFTSLAGAFVNARRRGLAECSFIKVDAGDGGIAKAGESLERIIRNTDYMGDAGDGCLYIMLASTDADGMRYVEHRIAEAGYQYEIPEEMGA; encoded by the coding sequence ATGAAAGTATTATTGATTGGTGATGCGAACAGGATTACAGGCGCGATAGCCGATAAGCTTAATAAGGAAGGACACAGGGTATTTGCCCTGATGAGCAGTAAGCGTACGCATTACAGACATGTATATGAAAAATATATATTTGAGTATGACAACACGTGCATGAAGGATGTGTTTGAGAGCATAATGCCGGATCTTACGATATTTGCGGGGGCATATGATGATTCGTTTGACTGGAACGGACTTGAGGATGCACAGGTGGCTTACACGGCAGCACTTGGCAACATGCTTGCAGCATATTCAAGGCTCAGACGGGGAAGGTTTGTATATCTGTCCTCTGAGGAGGTATACAGGGCAGATATGACTCAGGCATCGCAGGAGAATGCTGCAGTTATCAAGGCAAGATCGGTGCGTCAGGGTGAGACAACATGTGCCAATTACAGGATTGCAACCGGAATGGATATAATAGTTGCAAGAGCTGAGAATATCTGCTTTGTGCCGAAGAATGCGCAGGAGGTACGGGATGTATGTTCAAGAGCGTGTGTTGAGATGCTTGAGGACGGACAGATTCACTGCCCGGGCATGGATGTATCACTGCTTGCACTGCCGGATGCTGTATGGTTCCTCTATAATATATTTACAGCAGAAAAGTGCAGATATCCGGTGTATACCGTAACTACCAACAGCCACATATCGTACAGTGATATGATTGATATGATAAATGCAGCCTTTGGCAGAAGGGTTCCTGTAGTATATGACGATTCAGAGGATGTCATATGGGTTGAGGAGCTTGAGGTGCATGACTATGCCGAGGAGTTTACATTTGCAATATTCTCAGGCACAAAGGAGTGCGCAGAGGCGGTAATTAAGGCGGTTAATAAGAATCCGGGAAGATACATCACAAAAAAGGCGGAGCAGCTGAGCAGGTCGCAGCAGATAGCAGCATCTCTTAAGTCCATTCTTAAGACATTTGTTCCGTTTATTGAAAATATGATATGCTTTATACCATTTTTCATGATTAATAACAGGGCGGTGGGAAGCCAGTTCTTCGGAAAGCTCGACAGCTATCTTCTGTATGTGCTTCTGTTTGCAATCATATACGGACAGCAGCAGGCAACATTTTCTGCGATACTTGCGGTTGCCGGATACTGCTTCAGGCAGATGTATACTAAGAGCGGCCTTGAGGTAATTGTTGATTACAATACTTATGTATGGATAGCGCAGCTTGTAATACTCGGACTTGCGGTAGGATATCTGAGAGACCGGCTCGTTGTGCTTAAGAGGGATAAGGACGATGAGATAGAATACCTTAAGCACAGGCTCAGGGACATTGAGGAGATAAACAGAACCAACGTAAAGCTTAAGAATGAGATGGAGCGTCAGATAGTCAACCAGAGTGACAGCATGGGTAAGATATATGAGATTACGTCCTCACTTGACAAATACGAGCCTGAGGAGGTTCTGTTCTATGCCGCTGAGGTTGTGTCAAGGCTTATGGAAAGCCGTGATGTAGCCATATACACGGTGTCCAATGAGAACTTCGCGCGCCTGATATCATTTACATCAAAGACGGCCAGACAGCTTGGCAATTCTATAGAGTTCAGGTCATATAAGAACATGTATGAGGATTTTGCCGCAGACAGGGTATTTGTGAACAGAAGGCTTGAGGAGGGGCTTCCTATGATGGCTCTTGCAATCAGGTCAGAGGGAGTCATGAAGCTTATTGTCATGCTGTGGGATATTCCGTTTGAACGCATGAATCTGAGCATGGCAAACAGGCTTAAGATAATAGGCTCGCTGACGCAGAATTCGGTAGTGCGTGCGGACAGATATATGAGTATTCTTGCGGGGCAGAGATATATAAGCGGCACACATATTCTTGAGAAGGATGCATTTACATCGCTTGCAGGGGCATTTGTTAATGCACGCAGAAGAGGGCTTGCAGAATGTTCATTTATAAAGGTTGATGCGGGGGACGGCGGGATTGCCAAAGCCGGAGAGAGCCTTGAACGTATTATCCGTAATACCGATTATATGGGGGATGCCGGAGACGGATGCCTGTATATAATGCTTGCGAGCACGGACGCTGACGGCATGCGGTATGTTGAACACAGAATTGCTGAGGCGGGCTACCAATATGAGATACCTGAGGAGATGGGTGCATGA
- a CDS encoding DUF4832 domain-containing protein, with protein MCLSGRSNSLITFEKLFGKESTDYDGNPSKGWYGLYPFVISEEPDFDNLVWSLADGDVIALVRIDIGRRQPGVGTGSPFTDAELDRADRILTWFEKHSREVILRITYDTEGKGMEHEPSLIKNVAGHMRQLGSVIAAHADNIIVHQGIFVGSWGEMHDSKFLSENAVCELYETLVSACGNKVRIAVRTPMQHRFIMKYLTRYMGTGNADTDTDILRPALYNDAILSSEDDMCTYAGGRTVWADYQDEVCTYAVCGGEVIHDNPLNDYDNAVKELANMHITYLNRQYDMAVLDKWRSNNGYDYIGTHLGYRFVVTDTAVGRDAEEETGGKTQTGVGSIYINVRIANRGFACVYDRVRLLAEFRGKDGGCISRAEVMSDMSRIKPGDECTAVIRLPQECSYMPEVHEREMHQMDNDSFNSEAVATLWLRLERVKDAKVLGFANEGAGAALLVGAVVRKNENIGG; from the coding sequence ATGTGCTTATCTGGAAGAAGTAATTCATTAATTACATTTGAAAAGCTGTTCGGCAAAGAGAGCACGGATTATGACGGCAATCCGTCTAAGGGCTGGTACGGTCTTTATCCGTTTGTGATAAGCGAAGAACCGGATTTTGATAATCTTGTATGGTCACTTGCCGACGGGGATGTTATTGCACTTGTGCGCATTGATATAGGCAGAAGACAGCCGGGAGTTGGGACAGGCTCACCGTTCACGGATGCGGAGCTTGACCGTGCAGACCGTATTCTTACGTGGTTTGAGAAGCACAGCCGTGAAGTGATATTAAGAATTACATATGACACTGAAGGAAAAGGGATGGAGCATGAGCCGTCCCTTATTAAAAATGTAGCCGGGCACATGCGTCAGTTAGGCTCTGTAATCGCCGCACACGCAGATAACATAATTGTGCATCAGGGAATATTTGTCGGAAGCTGGGGCGAGATGCATGACTCAAAGTTTCTTTCGGAAAATGCAGTCTGTGAGCTGTATGAGACCCTTGTGTCTGCATGCGGGAACAAGGTGAGGATAGCAGTGAGAACACCGATGCAGCACAGATTTATTATGAAATATCTTACCCGGTATATGGGTACAGGTAACGCGGATACGGACACAGACATTCTGCGTCCGGCACTATACAATGATGCGATACTTTCATCGGAGGATGATATGTGTACTTATGCCGGAGGGCGCACGGTATGGGCTGATTATCAGGATGAAGTCTGCACTTATGCGGTCTGTGGAGGAGAGGTAATACATGACAATCCGCTTAATGATTATGATAACGCGGTAAAAGAGCTTGCCAATATGCATATTACATATCTTAACAGACAGTATGACATGGCAGTCCTTGATAAATGGAGAAGTAATAATGGATATGACTATATAGGCACGCATCTGGGGTACAGATTCGTTGTGACTGATACAGCGGTAGGCCGGGATGCAGAAGAGGAGACAGGCGGTAAGACACAGACAGGCGTTGGCAGTATATATATAAATGTCAGAATAGCCAACCGGGGTTTTGCCTGCGTATATGACAGGGTAAGATTACTGGCAGAGTTCCGAGGTAAGGACGGAGGCTGCATAAGCCGCGCAGAGGTTATGAGCGACATGTCGCGGATTAAGCCGGGGGATGAGTGTACTGCCGTAATCAGGCTGCCGCAGGAATGCTCTTATATGCCTGAAGTGCATGAGCGGGAAATGCATCAGATGGACAATGACAGCTTCAACAGTGAAGCAGTGGCTACATTATGGCTCAGGCTGGAGAGAGTAAAGGATGCAAAGGTGCTGGGATTTGCCAATGAAGGTGCGGGCGCTGCGCTGCTGGTGGGAGCTGTGGTAAGGAAAAATGAGAACATAGGGGGATAA